In Amphiura filiformis chromosome 1, Afil_fr2py, whole genome shotgun sequence, the following are encoded in one genomic region:
- the LOC140162154 gene encoding uncharacterized protein: MTCFYLNTRSTKNKTVDLQAIVYSLDYNVILITESWLNSTIPDSFILPSGYVVYRNDRTGTRGGGVLIAVRMDLASHRHVELETYPESCVVEVNPQPGKSVLLSVVYRPPVYTNAGMEDMDMLSSFIDSIQSHQIKNKIIVGDFNLPRINWTLNEYTNDSRVLEREFCDVANACYLHQMVNFPTRFNKDGTGNILDLVLLWDPTLVDDLREGCDNIGSDHTAITFSIPILCKRVKQPKRTVYNFKRADWSGLKNALLSHSWNLDDNDIDVLWDNWNTSLCDIVDTFIPKVHCKIQNSAPWIDSEIINIVKKKERAWVKFKKTGNSNYWDKFRSLRKQSKSLIKRKRADFLFEVRDSLRDNPKRFWSFHKIKNPGKIPHSITYNNSTTSIPAEQASLFNKYFHSVFRNKDSFDIACISDNNNDTNSLCSILFSATDIFDVLRALDPGKACGPDGIPGKLLRECAFELSHSLTVIFNASLQQGKVPSAWKLANVTPVFKKGTTLALKTTVQYHCSAWFPKFWNAASTRKYCPFTANYFRWATWLYAKSVLCYTTC, translated from the coding sequence ATGACTTGCTTTTATTTGAATACTCGTAGTACCAAGAACAAAACTGTTGATCTTCAAGCCATTGTATACAGCCTTGATTACAATGTTATCTTAATTACTGAATCTTGGTTGAACTCAACTATTCCTGACAGCTTTATTCTCCCTTCTGGTTATGTTGTGTACCGAAATGATCGTACCGGTACTCGTGGTGGTGGGGTGTTGATTGCAGTGAGAATGGACTTAGCGTCTCATCGCCATGTTGAGTTAGAAACGTATCCTGAGTCGTGTGTTGTTGAAGTAAATCCACAGCCAGGGAAAAGTGTTCTTCTCTCCGTTGTGTATCGTCCACCTGTGTACACCAATGCTGGCATGGAGGACATGGATATGCTGAGTTCTTTTATTGACTCTATTCAATCtcatcaaattaaaaataaaattatagtaGGTGACTTTAATTTGCCACGCATTAATTGGACACTAAACGAATATACTAATGACAGTAGAGTACTTGAAAGAGAATTTTGTGATGTTGCTAATGCTTGCTATTTGCACCAGATGGTGAATTTCCCAACTAGGTTTAATAAAGATGGCACCggtaacatccttgatcttgtttTGCTGTGGGATCCTACTCTTGTTGATGATCTTAGAGAAGGGTGTGATAATATTGGCTCGGATCATACTGCCATTACCTTTTCAATTCCCATCTTGTGCAAACGTGTCAAGCAACCAAAGCGCACCGTTTACAATTTTAAACGAGCCGACTGGTCTGGCCTAAAAAATGCTCTCCTTTCTCACTCTTGGAACTTGGACGACAATGACATTGATGTTTTATGGGACAATTGGAACACTAGTTTGTGTGACATTGTTGATACGTTTATTCCCAAGGtgcactgcaaaatccaaaactCTGCTCCTTGGATTGATTCAGAAATTATTAATATTGTGAAGAAAAAAGAACGTGCTTGGGTTAAGTTTAAAAAAACTGGCAACAGCAATTATTGGGATAAATTTCGATCTTTGCGTAAGCAATCCAAATCCCTCATCAAGAGAAAGCGTGCCGATTTTCTCTTTGAAGTTAGAGACTCACTTAGAGACAACCCAAAGAGGTTTTGGTCATTCCACAAGATTAAAAACCCTGGTAAAATTCCCCATTCAATTACATACAATAATTCCACCACCAGCATTCCAGCTGAACAAGCCAGTCTCTTCAACAAATATTTCCACAGTGTGTTTAGAAACAAAGATTCCTTTGACATTGCTTGTATatctgataataataatgataccaatagtttgtgttctattttaTTTTCTGCTACAGACATCTTTGACGTTCTGAGAGCATTGGATCCAGGCAAGGCATGTGGTCCGGACGGTATTCCAGGCAAGTTGTTGCGCGAGTGTGCCTTTGAGCTGTCGCACTCCCTGACTGTCATCTTTAATGCTTCTCTACAGCAAGGCAAGGTTCCATCCGCCTGGAAGTTGGCAAATGTCACACCAGTGTTTAAGAAAGGGACAACACTTGCGTTGAAAACTACCGTCCAATATCACTGCTCAGCCTGGTTTCCAAAGTTCTGGAACGCTGCATCCACAAGAAAATATTGCCCTTTTACAGCCAATTATTTCCGATGGGCAACATGGCTTTATGCCAAATCGGTCTTGTGTTACACAACTTGTTGA